GGACCACATCCAGCGGATCGCCTCCCCCCTGCATGAAACGGGCGATGTAGAGTAGGGCGGCATCCTGACGAGAGGATCGTATCGATTTGTGGATGGCCGACAGTAGATCGTAGTAGTGGTCACCTTGCTTATCGAAGGCGCTGGCAGTATGACCGATGACATCCTGTAGCGCGCTGGTGTCGAGAAACTCACCATTGTCAGTGGGCTGAGTGAAGTCGCAGGCTGTCTCGAGCAGACCAAGGGCGCGCCGAGCATCACCAGCAGCGGCACGGGCGAGGATCGGCAATACATCCTCGGCGAGCTGTATACGGCGTTGTCCCAGACCGTGCTCCGGGTCATCGAGGGCACGCTGCATGATGTCGACCAGATCTTCTTCGCTCAACCCCTTGAGAACGTGTACCCTGGCGCGCGAAAGTAGCGCGGAGTTGACCTCGAAGGAGGGATTCTCGGTGGTTGCGCCGATCAAGGTCAGCAGCCCCGACTCTACATGCGGCAGCAGTGCATCCTGTTGGCTCTTGTTGAGGCGGTGGATCTCGTCGAGAAACAGCACGGTTCGCTGGTTCTGGCCTTGAGCCACACGAGCGCGTTCGACCACCTCGCGAATATCCTTGACTCCGGCCATCACCGCAGACAGGTGCTCCAGCCGAGCCTGGCAGGCATCGGCGAGGATCTCTGCCAGAGTGGTCTTGCCGACACCAGGCGGTCCCCACAGGATCAGCGAGCGGACCTCGCCAGCTTCTACCATGCGTTGCAGTGGCTTTCCTGGCCCAACCAGCGCCTGCTGACCGACATAGTCAACCAATTGCCGAGGTCGCATACGCCATGCAAGGGGAGCTGTGTCCTGCTGCTGGGCTTGTTCGAACATGTCCATTCTGGTGTGCTCCCCATGGTGTGTGGGCTACAGCCGTTAAGCCTTTGGTTGTAAGTGATAGATTACTTTCTATGCCTATAAAATCGACAGGCAGAAATCTCCATTAGCGACTAGGTTGATACATTCCGGCGTTAACGTCGGAAACTGAACCTGAGAAGGCCAGTCAAAGCTAAAGGGTGTCTTCAGCCCGCGCTGACCACAGGAGGTTTCTGCCATGCCCATGCTGAAACAGTTGCGTCAGGATCATGCCAACATGGCGCGCATACTGCACGTTCTGCAACTCAAGCAGAAGGCCCTCGCCGAAGGGGAACGACCCAATTTCCAATTGGTACGGGAGGTGGTGGACTATATCCTCGACTACATGGCTGGCTTCACACTGCCTCTGGAAGAGATCTGCACCGAACGTCTCAAGGAGATGGCGCCGCATAGCGAGACGGTGACAGAGCGCCTTTCGGGCCAGTATCGCCAGTTGAAAGCTCGGCTCAACCGGTTGTCACGGGATATCGATGCGATTCTCATGGATGTGGCCGTTCCCATGGATCAATTCTCCGACGATCTACGGAATTATCTCGAGAGTCACCGAAATTATCTTCGAGAAGAGCGAGAAGAGTTGTTTCCGCTGATTTCCGAGTATTTCTCGGACGAAGACCTCGTGCGTCTTTCTCATGCTCTGCC
This Halomonas huangheensis DNA region includes the following protein-coding sequences:
- a CDS encoding replication-associated recombination protein A — encoded protein: MDMFEQAQQQDTAPLAWRMRPRQLVDYVGQQALVGPGKPLQRMVEAGEVRSLILWGPPGVGKTTLAEILADACQARLEHLSAVMAGVKDIREVVERARVAQGQNQRTVLFLDEIHRLNKSQQDALLPHVESGLLTLIGATTENPSFEVNSALLSRARVHVLKGLSEEDLVDIMQRALDDPEHGLGQRRIQLAEDVLPILARAAAGDARRALGLLETACDFTQPTDNGEFLDTSALQDVIGHTASAFDKQGDHYYDLLSAIHKSIRSSRQDAALLYIARFMQGGGDPLDVVRRLAAIASEDVGNTDPRALPLVMAAWDAYLRLGDYEGQRAIAHAAIHLAIAPKSNAIDQAWKKAQQFVASQPSLEVPQYLRNAPTRLMESLGHGEGYRYAHNEPNGYPAGQAHDCWPEDIPAQNFYTPTAFGQEERFARMMAWRSQLDAEADDTSSDQ
- a CDS encoding hemerythrin domain-containing protein, whose translation is MLKQLRQDHANMARILHVLQLKQKALAEGERPNFQLVREVVDYILDYMAGFTLPLEEICTERLKEMAPHSETVTERLSGQYRQLKARLNRLSRDIDAILMDVAVPMDQFSDDLRNYLESHRNYLREEREELFPLISEYFSDEDLVRLSHALPANATAELERLQGAYPELYAELRDNTNSDPLPA